Proteins encoded within one genomic window of Candidatus Syntrophocurvum alkaliphilum:
- a CDS encoding metallophosphoesterase family protein: MKILYITDTHIRGNNPANRIDNLPETLKNKLREINKIAIENKVDYILHGGDFFDTPSPSLAITGEFLEIFREFEAPIYVISGNHDLFGANLSSLPRTLLGFLSRLGFINILNPGVPIYIHKNNVKLQLTGQPYHFDMDRRSVELDYVVKKGACDVAIHMVHGMLSYEKEFPGDVTLIEQITNTEADITLSGHNHLGFGVIEKDDKHFINPGAVVRLSNHKSELTRNINVCLISLESKIDCKLIPLTSALNGTDVLDRTKLEEKAAMELKLEMFASEIKNVADMERMNVKNIIDEVVEKLGESTEVRKEALKRISIVEEKFSFRDGWD, encoded by the coding sequence ATGAAAATACTCTATATTACAGATACGCATATACGTGGTAACAATCCAGCGAATCGAATAGATAATCTACCAGAAACACTTAAAAATAAACTAAGAGAGATAAATAAAATAGCTATTGAAAATAAAGTGGATTATATATTACATGGAGGCGACTTTTTTGATACTCCAAGTCCGTCTCTAGCTATAACTGGGGAGTTTTTAGAAATTTTTAGGGAATTCGAAGCACCTATATACGTTATTAGTGGTAACCATGATTTATTTGGTGCTAATTTAAGCTCTCTCCCTCGAACTTTACTAGGGTTTTTAAGTCGTTTAGGCTTTATAAACATTTTAAATCCGGGTGTACCAATATATATTCATAAAAACAATGTTAAATTGCAATTAACTGGCCAGCCTTATCATTTTGATATGGATAGAAGATCTGTAGAGCTTGATTATGTAGTGAAAAAGGGTGCATGTGATGTTGCTATACATATGGTGCACGGAATGTTGTCATATGAAAAGGAGTTTCCTGGTGATGTAACTCTTATCGAACAAATAACTAATACAGAAGCTGATATAACTTTAAGTGGACATAACCATTTAGGTTTTGGTGTAATTGAAAAAGATGACAAACATTTCATAAATCCAGGGGCAGTTGTTAGATTATCTAATCACAAGTCAGAATTAACTCGGAATATAAATGTTTGTTTAATTAGCTTAGAATCCAAAATTGATTGCAAATTAATACCTCTTACTAGTGCATTAAATGGAACTGATGTATTAGATAGAACAAAATTAGAAGAAAAAGCGGCTATGGAGTTAAAGCTTGAAATGTTTGCAAGTGAGATAAAAAACGTAGCAGATATGGAAAGGATGAATGTAAAAAACATTATTGACGAGGTTGTTGAAAAATTAGGTGAATCTACTGAAGTAAGAAAAGAAGCCTTGAAAAGAATTTCTATAGTGGAAGAGAAATTTTCTTTTAGGGATGGATGGGATTAA
- a CDS encoding AAA family ATPase — translation MKYLKQLEIINFQSHTHTKLNLSSGLNIFVGESDQGKTAIIRAIRWLFFNEPRGSGFIRAGETSCEVTVILNNDVKISRIRDDSKRINRYIIKKPNQEEEIFEKFNKDVPQEVQKELGIYRLWIDKDKEFELNIARQLDSPFLLSETASTRAKVIGRIANLHIIDGAQRDILRDIRGLGRRKNDLENDINNMTETLKEYADLPEQENKINKLNIVIKKIDLLKEKINKLEDIKTKLNNNEIKIQNINTFLNKLQFLEISSEKIIQCQEVEKHLSKLETINKDIKLRKEQAQHFNNLAEKLQYVEDSAEFLSQLKETYTVFNDLGNIDSQISLCQKKIQTINYVITKTQNIDNGDNLIHQLYELRIKGHEIQELKRLYDERKKNYNTIKRYLEKYKNLDSLEKVINNLNYLNQSYINVLNISENYYSTKDDYEKSSQILSNIEDKYNKLIDNYIATLKEAGRCPTCYSNIDLNLIDELTKNLSDKNN, via the coding sequence ATGAAATATCTAAAACAATTAGAAATTATCAATTTTCAATCACATACTCATACCAAATTAAACCTTAGTTCTGGTTTAAATATTTTTGTTGGTGAATCAGACCAAGGAAAAACAGCAATTATTAGAGCAATTCGTTGGTTGTTTTTTAATGAACCAAGAGGATCGGGTTTTATTAGAGCAGGTGAAACATCTTGTGAGGTTACTGTAATTTTAAATAATGATGTTAAGATTTCACGTATTAGAGATGATTCTAAGAGAATTAATAGATACATTATAAAGAAACCAAATCAAGAAGAAGAAATATTTGAAAAATTTAACAAAGATGTTCCTCAAGAGGTACAGAAAGAGCTTGGTATTTATAGACTTTGGATAGATAAAGATAAAGAATTTGAGTTAAATATTGCTCGTCAATTAGATAGTCCATTTCTTTTATCCGAAACTGCTTCAACACGTGCAAAAGTAATAGGTAGAATAGCTAATTTACATATTATTGATGGTGCTCAAAGAGATATTTTGCGAGATATCCGTGGTTTAGGCAGAAGAAAAAATGATTTAGAAAATGATATAAATAATATGACAGAAACTCTTAAAGAATATGCTGATTTACCTGAGCAAGAAAATAAGATTAATAAATTAAATATTGTTATTAAAAAAATTGATTTATTAAAAGAAAAAATTAATAAACTTGAGGACATTAAAACCAAATTGAACAATAATGAAATTAAAATACAAAATATAAATACTTTTTTGAACAAATTGCAGTTTTTAGAAATATCTAGTGAAAAAATTATTCAATGCCAAGAAGTTGAAAAACATTTAAGCAAATTAGAAACAATAAATAAAGATATTAAATTAAGAAAGGAACAAGCCCAACATTTTAATAACTTGGCTGAAAAACTTCAATACGTTGAGGATTCAGCTGAATTCTTAAGTCAATTAAAGGAAACATATACAGTTTTCAATGATTTGGGTAATATAGATAGCCAGATTTCCTTATGTCAAAAAAAAATACAGACTATAAACTATGTTATTACAAAAACCCAAAATATAGATAATGGGGATAACCTTATTCACCAGCTATATGAACTAAGGATAAAAGGGCATGAAATACAAGAATTAAAAAGGTTATATGATGAAAGAAAAAAGAATTACAACACCATAAAAAGATATCTGGAAAAATATAAAAACTTAGATAGTTTGGAAAAAGTTATTAATAATTTAAATTATCTTAATCAAAGCTATATAAATGTACTAAATATATCGGAAAATTATTATTCGACGAAAGATGACTATGAAAAGAGTAGTCAAATCTTAAGTAATATTGAAGATAAATATAACAAATTGATTGATAATTATATAGCAACTTTAAAGGAAGCAGGTAGATGTCCCACTTGTTATTCTAATATAGACTTAAATCTTATAGACGAACTTACTAAGAATTTATCAGATAAAAACAATTAA
- a CDS encoding DUF2225 domain-containing protein — MISVPQSNVFFDRKYTCPVCSGQFSSLSVRSSATYVENKEPDFHTIYKGVSPLHYSIIVCPYCNYAASNNTFSKPLSPVIVEQLSKALAILQEEEPYFSGERDLTTALRSFQLAIRCSQLKKASAGEIAGLLLASAWLAREIKNTELENTYMNQALKHYREAYEKGTNTIGNLSDIQATYLIGELYRRTGEYSEAVNWFNRAIGHPQINSNPSIEKLARDQWALAREQVKQAGSKKEDKEDVINQEKKVSDYPSNTKESNSNTTVQLTVGIYQHQFDFLKEVANKNPQVNKDQVLKALLDATIETIGERSIDEFSSEIELKRNFIKMLND; from the coding sequence GTGATATCTGTGCCACAATCTAATGTTTTTTTTGATAGAAAATATACTTGTCCAGTATGCTCAGGCCAATTCAGTTCATTATCTGTTAGAAGCTCAGCTACATATGTAGAAAATAAAGAGCCTGATTTTCATACAATATATAAAGGTGTTAGTCCACTTCATTATTCGATTATTGTTTGTCCATATTGCAATTATGCAGCATCTAATAATACTTTTTCTAAACCACTTTCACCTGTTATAGTTGAACAATTAAGTAAAGCACTTGCAATTTTACAAGAAGAAGAACCATATTTTTCAGGAGAAAGAGATTTAACAACTGCTTTACGAAGTTTTCAACTAGCTATACGGTGTTCACAATTAAAAAAAGCTAGTGCAGGCGAAATTGCAGGACTACTACTAGCATCTGCTTGGTTAGCTAGAGAGATTAAAAATACAGAATTAGAAAACACTTATATGAATCAAGCATTAAAACATTATCGAGAAGCTTATGAAAAAGGGACAAATACAATAGGTAACCTAAGTGATATACAAGCAACTTATTTAATAGGAGAGCTTTATCGAAGAACTGGTGAATATTCCGAAGCCGTGAATTGGTTTAATAGAGCAATAGGACATCCCCAAATTAATTCAAATCCTTCTATAGAAAAATTAGCTAGAGACCAGTGGGCCTTAGCTAGAGAGCAAGTTAAACAAGCAGGAAGCAAAAAAGAAGATAAAGAAGATGTGATTAATCAAGAAAAAAAAGTATCAGATTATCCATCTAATACAAAAGAATCTAATAGTAATACTACTGTTCAACTAACAGTTGGTATTTATCAACACCAGTTTGATTTTTTAAAAGAAGTTGCAAATAAAAATCCACAAGTAAATAAAGACCAAGTACTAAAAGCGCTATTGGACGCTACAATAGAAACTATTGGAGAAAGAAGCATAGATGAATTTTCTTCCGAAATTGAACTTAAGAGAAATTTTATTAAAATGTTAAATGATTAG
- a CDS encoding CBS domain-containing protein yields the protein MSTEIIQLYPKTSIWMASVVFLENKIDGVPVVDDDKLIGLFTKTHLIKAIKNKESMDIPIDRYMTRDIEVLSPYDNILSINITSYGCYPVIENGELVGIITRYDMLVALNYIIDEISDQIYKVSTSVYITV from the coding sequence ATGAGTACTGAAATTATTCAGTTATATCCTAAAACTAGTATTTGGATGGCCTCTGTAGTATTCCTAGAAAATAAAATTGATGGAGTACCCGTGGTTGATGATGATAAATTAATTGGATTGTTTACTAAAACACATTTAATAAAAGCAATAAAAAACAAAGAAAGTATGGATATACCTATTGATAGATATATGACAAGAGATATAGAAGTTCTATCACCTTATGATAATATATTAAGTATAAATATAACTAGTTATGGTTGTTATCCTGTTATAGAAAATGGTGAACTGGTGGGAATCATAACAAGATATGATATGTTGGTTGCTTTAAATTATATTATTGATGAAATATCTGACCAAATATACAAGGTTTCAACTTCAGTATATATAACCGTATAG
- a CDS encoding sigma-54 interaction domain-containing protein has product MERLIHQAIRVGQVDTTVLITGESGVGKELIAEIIHNNSNRRAGTYVKLNCAAIPENLLESELFGYEAGAFTGAKKEGKIGLFQVADGGTLLLDEIGEIPLHIQVKLLRAIQEREIIRVGGTKSIKIDVRLITITNKNLEQMVKAGEFREDLFYRLNVIPINVPPLRKRKDEIPLLANYFCDKFNRKYKLNMTIKDDALKLLMEYKWPGNIRQLENFIERLIVTSATNSINSNNLPDFIHHKEEIKEINKNEPVIINKIIPLKSAVETVEKKLLIKALELTDSYNKVAELLNVNPSTISRKAQKYGILKIE; this is encoded by the coding sequence ATGGAACGGTTAATTCATCAGGCAATCAGGGTTGGACAAGTAGATACAACTGTTCTTATTACAGGAGAATCTGGTGTCGGCAAAGAGTTAATTGCAGAAATAATTCATAATAATAGTAATAGACGAGCTGGTACATATGTTAAACTTAATTGCGCAGCTATTCCAGAAAACTTATTAGAATCAGAATTGTTTGGATATGAAGCTGGAGCATTTACGGGAGCAAAAAAAGAAGGTAAAATAGGTTTATTTCAAGTTGCTGATGGAGGAACCTTACTACTTGACGAAATTGGTGAAATTCCTCTTCATATACAAGTTAAACTCTTAAGAGCGATTCAAGAACGTGAAATAATAAGAGTTGGTGGTACAAAGTCAATTAAGATAGATGTAAGATTGATTACTATTACAAACAAAAATTTAGAGCAAATGGTTAAAGCGGGCGAGTTTAGAGAAGATTTATTTTATAGACTAAACGTAATACCTATTAATGTACCGCCTTTGCGTAAAAGAAAGGATGAAATACCTTTATTAGCTAATTATTTTTGTGATAAATTTAATCGCAAGTATAAATTAAATATGACTATAAAAGATGATGCACTTAAACTTTTAATGGAATATAAGTGGCCAGGAAACATTCGACAGCTTGAAAATTTCATTGAAAGATTAATTGTTACTTCTGCTACAAATAGTATTAATTCTAATAACTTACCAGATTTTATACACCATAAAGAAGAAATTAAAGAAATTAACAAAAATGAACCTGTTATAATTAATAAAATTATTCCTTTGAAATCAGCCGTTGAAACTGTTGAAAAAAAGTTGTTAATAAAAGCTCTAGAACTTACTGACTCATACAATAAAGTTGCAGAATTGCTTAATGTGAATCCATCAACTATATCTAGAAAAGCACAAAAATATGGAATACTTAAAATTGAATAA
- the queD gene encoding 6-carboxytetrahydropterin synthase QueD, with product MFEITVLQEFAAAHKLYQYEGDCKNIHGHTWKVAVTVYGEELDNKGMLYDFRDLKKTLNIILEKYEHTYLNEIEPFDLISPTAENLAKEIYNNMGKLCKDCKIKNVKVWESANSCATYYRSE from the coding sequence TTGTTTGAGATAACCGTGTTGCAGGAATTTGCAGCTGCACACAAGCTTTATCAATATGAAGGAGACTGTAAGAATATTCATGGACACACATGGAAAGTTGCGGTGACAGTTTATGGAGAAGAACTTGATAATAAGGGGATGTTGTATGACTTTAGGGATCTTAAAAAAACACTAAATATTATTCTTGAAAAGTACGAACATACATATTTAAACGAAATTGAACCCTTTGACTTAATAAGTCCTACGGCTGAGAATTTAGCAAAGGAAATTTACAACAATATGGGCAAGCTATGTAAAGATTGCAAAATTAAAAATGTAAAAGTATGGGAATCAGCTAATAGTTGTGCAACATATTATAGGAGTGAATAA
- the queC gene encoding 7-cyano-7-deazaguanine synthase QueC, translating to MNAIVLLSGGLDSVVSMLIARKYCKILKAITFDYGQIAKEKEISASEDICKMYNIDHKIVELPFMKEDIKSGLIQNKKLDTNNIWVPNRNGLFINIAACYAETIQANWVICGFNAEEAVDFPDNSTEFIDNINKTLSLSTNNKVKVKSFVKDMNKEEIIKKAHKLGLKMFDIWSCYLGNEIPCGQCPSCIKNKAAAKKAGIQY from the coding sequence ATGAATGCAATTGTTTTACTTTCAGGTGGTTTAGATTCTGTTGTTTCGATGCTTATAGCAAGAAAATATTGCAAAATTCTAAAAGCTATAACTTTTGACTATGGACAGATAGCAAAAGAAAAGGAAATAAGTGCATCAGAAGATATATGTAAAATGTATAATATAGATCATAAGATAGTTGAGCTCCCTTTTATGAAAGAAGATATCAAGTCAGGTTTAATTCAAAATAAAAAATTAGATACTAATAATATATGGGTTCCTAATAGAAATGGATTGTTTATAAACATTGCAGCATGTTATGCAGAAACAATTCAGGCTAATTGGGTAATATGTGGCTTTAATGCAGAAGAAGCTGTTGATTTTCCAGATAATAGTACAGAGTTTATAGATAATATTAACAAAACTCTTTCATTATCTACTAATAATAAAGTGAAGGTTAAATCTTTTGTAAAAGATATGAATAAAGAGGAAATTATTAAGAAAGCACATAAACTTGGTTTAAAAATGTTTGATATTTGGAGTTGTTATTTAGGTAATGAAATACCATGTGGGCAATGTCCGTCATGCATTAAAAATAAAGCAGCTGCTAAAAAGGCAGGGATACAGTATTGA
- a CDS encoding DUF366 family protein, with protein MKKIFIDKIINYDGKQLQPQWIYRNYDLIGDAVVAFIGEANVPLGNMVDIADYKREAFIYSPQMLHFIIEHFNTDLELAVYRQRLFINCIKEELEQKGVTVVRFGDDLYINKRKLNVSIATSSILSTLIHVGINVETKGTPVKTSGLKELGISNLSSFAEKIMFRYTKELQEIYEARCKVRGLNN; from the coding sequence TTGAAGAAAATATTTATAGATAAAATAATTAATTATGATGGAAAGCAACTTCAACCACAATGGATTTATAGAAATTATGACCTAATAGGTGATGCAGTTGTAGCTTTTATAGGTGAAGCTAATGTGCCATTAGGAAATATGGTTGATATTGCAGATTATAAACGAGAAGCTTTTATATATTCACCACAAATGCTACATTTTATAATAGAACATTTCAATACTGATTTAGAGTTAGCAGTTTATAGACAGAGATTATTTATTAATTGTATTAAGGAAGAATTAGAACAAAAAGGGGTGACAGTAGTACGATTTGGAGATGATTTATATATAAATAAACGCAAATTAAATGTTTCGATAGCTACTAGTTCAATACTATCAACACTAATACATGTTGGTATTAATGTAGAGACTAAGGGAACACCAGTGAAAACTAGTGGTTTAAAAGAACTAGGCATATCAAACCTATCTTCTTTTGCAGAAAAAATAATGTTTCGATACACAAAAGAATTGCAAGAGATATATGAAGCCCGTTGTAAAGTCAGGGGGCTAAATAATTGA
- a CDS encoding 7-carboxy-7-deazaguanine synthase QueE, producing the protein MKAYLSEVMESIQGEGLYIGTRHIFIRFAGCNLRCKYCDTPASVSIPEQCNISINTGKNNQVKQIQNPLSVDQILEIVNKYSSKWVSLTGGEPLLSADFIYNLGPILRENNYKILLETNGTLSKELELCLPSIDVISMDIKLPSFTNKNYFEEHEAFLKKVKQKDIYIKIVISEENSMEEVDHAVRLISNQSINIPLILQPVTTNNIIKNKDIDFLLMLQKKYLQQLKDVRIIPQLHSLINLT; encoded by the coding sequence TTGAAGGCTTACTTATCTGAAGTAATGGAGAGTATTCAAGGTGAAGGTCTTTATATTGGCACAAGACATATATTTATTAGGTTTGCTGGTTGTAATCTCAGGTGTAAATATTGTGATACTCCTGCTAGTGTTAGTATTCCTGAACAATGTAATATTAGCATAAATACAGGAAAAAATAATCAAGTTAAACAAATTCAAAATCCATTAAGTGTAGATCAAATATTAGAAATAGTAAATAAATATTCTTCTAAGTGGGTGAGTTTAACTGGAGGAGAACCTCTTTTATCTGCAGACTTTATATATAACTTAGGGCCAATATTAAGGGAAAATAATTATAAAATTCTTTTAGAAACTAATGGAACTTTATCTAAGGAACTAGAATTATGCTTGCCTTCTATTGATGTAATAAGCATGGATATAAAGTTGCCATCATTTACAAACAAAAATTATTTTGAAGAACATGAAGCATTTTTAAAAAAAGTAAAGCAAAAAGATATATATATAAAGATAGTCATATCAGAGGAAAATTCCATGGAGGAAGTTGATCATGCTGTTCGTTTAATAAGCAATCAAAGTATTAACATACCCCTAATACTTCAACCAGTAACAACTAATAACATAATTAAAAATAAAGATATTGATTTTTTATTAATGCTTCAAAAAAAATACCTACAACAGCTTAAAGATGTAAGGATAATACCACAATTGCATTCACTAATTAACCTTACATAA
- a CDS encoding YpmA family protein produces MQEQEKGKLDLIATKNFKTNTELAYVVDFLNKNLKDKNIMFGLTKDKQKNEMTINIYEF; encoded by the coding sequence ATGCAGGAGCAAGAAAAAGGCAAATTAGATTTAATAGCTACAAAAAATTTCAAAACTAATACCGAGCTTGCTTATGTAGTTGATTTTCTAAATAAAAATTTAAAAGACAAAAATATAATGTTTGGCTTAACAAAAGATAAACAAAAAAATGAAATGACTATTAATATATATGAATTTTAA
- the lepB gene encoding signal peptidase I: MSRETKDFIKELLSIIIIAFILAMVLRTFVVEGRIIPSGSMLPTLQINDRVMVNKFIYNFKDIERGELIVFTPPDGISNEQDYIKRVIGLEGETVEIKNGKTYIDNQKLIEPYLLEPIDYEYGPVVVPENSLFVLGDNRNHSYDSHMWNVWLTEDRVKGKAFLIYWPLTNITIFEQEVSIEK; the protein is encoded by the coding sequence GTGAGTCGTGAAACAAAAGATTTTATAAAGGAATTATTAAGTATAATAATTATAGCTTTTATTTTAGCAATGGTTTTAAGAACCTTTGTTGTTGAAGGTAGAATTATACCTTCGGGATCTATGCTTCCTACATTACAAATTAATGATAGGGTAATGGTTAATAAATTTATTTATAATTTTAAAGATATAGAAAGAGGCGAACTTATTGTTTTTACTCCTCCCGATGGTATTAGTAATGAACAAGATTACATAAAAAGAGTGATTGGGCTAGAAGGAGAAACAGTAGAAATAAAGAACGGCAAGACATATATAGATAATCAGAAATTAATAGAACCATACCTTTTAGAACCAATTGATTATGAATATGGTCCAGTAGTAGTCCCGGAAAATAGCTTATTTGTTTTAGGGGATAATAGAAACCATAGCTATGATAGTCATATGTGGAATGTATGGTTGACTGAGGATAGAGTTAAAGGTAAAGCCTTTTTAATATATTGGCCATTAACCAATATAACAATTTTTGAACAGGAGGTTTCTATTGAAAAATGA
- the surE gene encoding 5'/3'-nucleotidase SurE, whose translation MKILVTNDDGIHARGIHALTKELSNIAELYLVSPDRERSGTGHSITVYDPIKAVNIDLPEVKKGWVIGGTPVDCVKLALCRLIEDDIDLVVSGINHGANLGTDVLYSGTVSAAAEGVVMGVPSIAVSLDSFEPEKDFSIAAKIVKNLIQKVFYNKLEKTNLLNINVPAISSEEIKGVHITKLGVRNYDNLFEEREDPRGNKYYWLGGGVKKEDQEKDSDVHAVQKGYVSITPINLDLTDYNLINQFKDNYTDLINKLGFEEN comes from the coding sequence ATGAAAATCCTAGTTACTAATGACGATGGAATTCATGCTAGAGGTATACATGCACTTACTAAGGAATTGTCTAATATAGCAGAATTATATTTAGTATCACCAGATCGAGAAAGAAGTGGAACAGGACATTCGATAACTGTTTATGATCCCATTAAAGCTGTAAACATTGATTTGCCAGAAGTTAAAAAAGGATGGGTAATAGGTGGAACTCCTGTAGATTGTGTTAAATTAGCTTTATGTCGTTTAATTGAAGACGATATTGATTTGGTGGTTTCTGGAATAAATCATGGTGCTAATCTTGGCACAGATGTATTATATTCTGGTACAGTATCTGCAGCAGCTGAAGGGGTTGTTATGGGAGTACCATCTATAGCGGTATCATTAGATTCGTTTGAACCTGAAAAGGATTTTTCCATTGCGGCTAAGATAGTAAAAAATCTTATCCAGAAAGTATTTTATAATAAATTAGAGAAAACTAACTTATTAAATATAAATGTACCTGCAATAAGTAGTGAAGAAATTAAAGGAGTGCATATTACAAAGCTTGGAGTTAGAAATTACGACAATCTTTTTGAAGAGAGAGAAGATCCAAGAGGTAATAAATATTACTGGTTAGGAGGGGGAGTTAAAAAAGAAGACCAAGAAAAGGATAGCGATGTTCATGCGGTTCAAAAAGGGTATGTTAGTATAACACCCATTAATTTAGATCTAACTGATTATAACTTAATAAATCAGTTTAAAGATAATTATACTGATTTAATAAATAAGCTGGGCTTTGAGGAAAATTAA